The following coding sequences lie in one Synechococcus sp. PCC 7336 genomic window:
- a CDS encoding NAD(P)H-quinone oxidoreductase subunit 5, with the protein MELAYQYVWLIPIYPLFAAVAVGIAILAANRWIRSIRKVASGFSVFAIGTAMVHAIAILVDQVRGGTSFYQSFVWGQAGDFVLRMGFTVDHLVAMMLVVVATVAFLVMVYTDGYMEHDEGYVRFYAYLSLFSFSMLGLVLSPNLLQIYVFWELVGMCSYLLIGFWYNRPAAAEAAQKAFVTNRVGDFGLLLGMLGLYWISHTFEFEAMGRAVETAVESGAVSIGLVSLFAVLVFLGPVAKSAQFPLHVWLPDAMEGPTPISALIHAATMVAAGIFLVARMFPVFEGVPIAMQTIAWVGAVTAFLGASIALTQNDIKKGLAYSTMSQLGYMMMAMGVGAYGAGLFHLTTHAYFKAMLFLCSGSVIHGMEGVVGHNPVVAQDMRVMGGLRKYMPFTAITFLVGTLAICGIPPFAGFWSKDEILGSTFAVNPALWAIGFITAGLTAFYMFRMYFLTFEGEFRGNDAKLCAQVARSGGAPVPAYSPAFAAGFGPGAMNTEELEATQEYSDRHSDDGDRHGHASEPHESPWTMTIPLLTLAIPSISIGLLGTPFANFFEAFIHPPSEVVEGTAIALGLEEWADVAAGQFEWSEFLLMGGSSVGIGLIGIALAVLMYRQKAIDPAAIAAKFKPLYLLSLKKWYFDEIYDTVFVKGTRLAAREALEVDQRIVDGVVNFAGLVTLISGETLKYFESGKAQFYALVVFASAIAIVVFSGAGLI; encoded by the coding sequence ATGGAACTTGCCTATCAATACGTTTGGTTGATTCCGATTTACCCGCTGTTCGCAGCCGTCGCTGTCGGAATTGCCATCCTTGCCGCCAATCGCTGGATTCGCTCCATTCGCAAAGTCGCCTCTGGCTTTAGCGTGTTTGCCATCGGTACGGCCATGGTTCACGCGATCGCCATCCTGGTCGACCAAGTTCGAGGGGGCACATCCTTCTACCAATCGTTTGTTTGGGGGCAAGCGGGAGACTTTGTCTTGCGCATGGGCTTCACAGTCGATCACCTGGTCGCCATGATGCTGGTGGTGGTCGCCACCGTCGCATTTCTGGTCATGGTCTACACCGACGGCTATATGGAGCACGACGAAGGCTACGTTCGCTTTTATGCCTATCTCAGCCTGTTTAGCTTCTCCATGCTGGGCCTCGTCTTGAGCCCCAACCTGCTGCAAATCTATGTGTTTTGGGAGCTGGTGGGAATGTGCTCGTACCTCCTAATCGGCTTCTGGTACAATCGACCCGCTGCGGCAGAAGCTGCCCAAAAAGCATTCGTGACAAACCGGGTCGGCGACTTCGGCCTATTGCTGGGGATGCTCGGCCTGTATTGGATTTCCCACACCTTCGAGTTTGAGGCAATGGGGCGAGCTGTGGAAACGGCGGTTGAATCGGGGGCGGTCAGCATTGGGCTGGTGTCTCTGTTTGCCGTGCTGGTGTTTTTGGGGCCTGTCGCCAAGTCGGCACAATTCCCACTGCATGTCTGGCTGCCCGATGCGATGGAAGGCCCTACCCCGATTTCGGCCTTAATTCACGCTGCCACGATGGTGGCGGCGGGTATCTTCTTGGTGGCGCGCATGTTCCCCGTGTTTGAGGGCGTGCCGATTGCAATGCAGACAATTGCTTGGGTAGGAGCTGTGACGGCCTTTTTGGGGGCTAGCATTGCCCTGACTCAAAACGACATCAAAAAGGGTCTGGCCTATTCCACCATGTCCCAGTTGGGTTACATGATGATGGCGATGGGGGTAGGAGCCTATGGGGCCGGTCTGTTCCACCTCACCACCCACGCCTACTTCAAGGCCATGCTGTTCCTCTGTTCTGGCTCTGTCATCCACGGCATGGAAGGGGTGGTCGGTCACAACCCCGTCGTCGCCCAAGACATGCGAGTCATGGGCGGCCTGCGCAAATATATGCCTTTCACTGCCATCACCTTCTTAGTCGGCACCCTCGCCATTTGCGGCATTCCGCCTTTTGCCGGCTTCTGGTCCAAAGACGAAATCTTGGGCTCGACTTTTGCGGTCAATCCCGCCCTCTGGGCGATTGGTTTTATCACCGCCGGTCTGACAGCCTTCTACATGTTCCGCATGTACTTCCTCACGTTTGAAGGGGAATTTCGCGGCAATGATGCCAAGCTGTGCGCTCAAGTGGCCCGCAGCGGCGGCGCTCCGGTTCCGGCCTACAGTCCGGCGTTCGCTGCAGGCTTCGGTCCCGGTGCGATGAATACCGAGGAGCTCGAAGCCACCCAGGAGTATAGCGATCGCCATAGCGACGACGGCGATCGCCACGGCCATGCCTCCGAACCCCACGAGTCCCCTTGGACGATGACGATTCCATTGCTGACTCTGGCCATTCCCTCCATCTCGATCGGCTTGCTGGGCACCCCCTTCGCCAATTTCTTCGAAGCCTTTATCCATCCCCCCAGCGAAGTCGTGGAGGGAACGGCGATCGCGCTCGGCCTGGAAGAATGGGCTGACGTGGCGGCCGGACAGTTCGAATGGTCGGAATTTCTGCTTATGGGGGGCAGTTCGGTCGGCATTGGGTTGATTGGGATCGCCTTAGCGGTGTTGATGTATCGCCAGAAGGCGATTGACCCAGCGGCGATCGCGGCCAAATTCAAGCCACTCTATTTGCTTTCCCTCAAAAAGTGGTACTTCGACGAGATTTACGACACCGTCTTTGTCAAAGGCACTCGCCTCGCCGCCCGAGAAGCCTTAGAAGTCGATCAGCGGATTGTGGATGGCGTGGTGAACTTTGCCGGTCTAGTCACCCTGATCTCTGGCGAAACTCTGAAATATTTTGAGAGTGGCAAAGCGCAGTTTTATGCCCTAGTAGTGTTTGCCTCCGCGATCGCGATCGTCGTCTTTTCCGGCGCAGGTCTCATTTAG
- a CDS encoding ketopantoate reductase family protein, with translation MKATIVGAGRIGTALARMGEAIVVRRGEPIPSEEGPIYVCTRNDDLDAVVGATLPNRRKDLVFLQNGMLRTWLKKQGLQDNTQALIYFAVQKRGDKPVDGGGSVVWGRWAEAFANLLNSAGIECLVVDRSSFDRQMVEKLLWNCIFGLLSQRHAAPVGAVADRHRSEVDCLVDELAPLAERELSIRLEPGVAQRLCDYSRSVPDYRGAVKELPWRNGWFLAIAHTPKHVQWLREVGIAV, from the coding sequence ATGAAAGCAACCATTGTCGGCGCCGGACGCATTGGCACAGCTCTCGCTCGCATGGGAGAGGCGATCGTGGTGCGACGGGGAGAACCCATTCCATCTGAAGAGGGGCCGATTTATGTCTGCACCCGCAACGACGATCTCGATGCCGTTGTGGGTGCCACCCTGCCCAACCGCCGCAAAGATTTGGTTTTTCTGCAAAACGGCATGTTGCGCACCTGGCTGAAGAAGCAAGGACTGCAGGACAATACGCAGGCCTTGATTTACTTTGCGGTGCAAAAGCGGGGGGACAAGCCGGTGGATGGCGGTGGCTCGGTGGTTTGGGGTCGCTGGGCCGAAGCCTTTGCCAATCTGCTCAACTCCGCCGGGATTGAATGCCTTGTGGTCGATCGCTCCAGCTTCGATCGCCAAATGGTCGAAAAACTCCTGTGGAACTGCATCTTCGGCCTGCTCTCCCAACGCCACGCTGCTCCTGTCGGCGCAGTGGCCGATCGCCACCGCAGCGAGGTCGATTGTTTGGTGGACGAACTGGCACCACTGGCGGAGCGAGAACTCTCGATTCGGCTAGAACCCGGAGTGGCGCAGCGGCTGTGCGATTATTCGCGATCGGTGCCCGACTATCGCGGTGCCGTCAAAGAGCTACCCTGGCGCAATGGCTGGTTTTTAGCGATCGCCCACACTCCCAAACACGTCCAGTGGCTGCGAGAAGTCGGCATTGCCGTCTGA
- a CDS encoding phenylalanine--tRNA ligase subunit alpha, with the protein MEEQLASLQQDLATLLPQAQTLEELEKIRIDFLGKKGKLSKILASMGKLPPDDRPRMGALANEIKTQLQTNLEARKTALEDAALAAQLAAETLDVTMPGPYIPIGRVHPLQATIDRILDIFVGMGYTVVHGPEIETEYYNFEALNTPEDHPARDMQDTLYLENGYLIRTQTSSVQVRYMEEHAPPFRIVHAGRVVRRDTVDATHSPVFHQVEILAASENGISFADLKGTLNTFITQLLGERETRFRPSYFPFTEPSAEMDVKFGDRWLEIFGCGMVDPNVFKAVGYDPEKVTGFAAGFGVERLAMVLHEIDDIRNFYNSDLRFLRQF; encoded by the coding sequence ATGGAAGAACAACTAGCCTCCCTACAACAAGACTTAGCCACCCTGCTGCCCCAAGCCCAAACCCTGGAGGAGCTAGAAAAAATTCGCATCGATTTTCTAGGCAAGAAAGGCAAACTCTCCAAAATCTTGGCCTCAATGGGCAAACTGCCCCCCGACGATCGCCCCCGCATGGGAGCCCTCGCCAACGAGATCAAAACTCAACTGCAAACCAACCTAGAAGCGCGCAAAACGGCACTTGAAGACGCGGCCCTCGCAGCGCAACTGGCCGCAGAAACTCTAGATGTGACCATGCCCGGCCCCTACATCCCGATTGGGCGCGTCCACCCCCTGCAGGCCACCATCGATCGCATTCTCGATATCTTTGTGGGCATGGGCTACACCGTCGTTCACGGTCCCGAAATCGAAACTGAGTATTACAACTTCGAAGCCCTCAACACCCCCGAAGATCACCCCGCACGGGATATGCAGGACACCCTGTATCTGGAAAATGGCTACCTGATCCGCACCCAAACCTCATCGGTGCAGGTGCGCTACATGGAAGAACACGCCCCCCCCTTCCGTATCGTCCACGCCGGTCGAGTAGTGCGGCGCGATACCGTCGATGCCACCCATTCCCCCGTCTTTCACCAAGTGGAAATCTTAGCCGCCAGCGAAAACGGCATCAGCTTCGCCGATCTCAAGGGCACCCTCAACACCTTCATTACACAATTGTTGGGAGAACGAGAAACCCGCTTCCGCCCCAGCTACTTCCCCTTCACCGAGCCCTCCGCTGAAATGGACGTGAAATTTGGCGATCGCTGGCTAGAAATATTTGGCTGCGGCATGGTCGATCCCAATGTGTTTAAAGCCGTCGGTTACGATCCCGAAAAAGTCACTGGATTTGCTGCGGGATTTGGTGTGGAACGGCTGGCGATGGTGTTGCACGAGATTGACGATATTCGCAATTTCTACAACAGCGACCTACGCTTCTTGCGCCAGTTCTAA
- a CDS encoding secondary thiamine-phosphate synthase enzyme YjbQ: MWRLTVAIAHNIIELDTGAGIQIYNLTPQIEAALAATPILNGQVLVFSRHTTTALAINECEDRLLEDMKTYLRKLAPEGDRYLHNDLHLRPNIPPDEPKNAHSHLMAITLSSSEVIPVVSGNLALGTYQSILFFELDGPRHRSVSLQISGESFQRQFDKSLSPAPTARKA, from the coding sequence ATGTGGAGACTGACTGTGGCGATCGCGCACAACATTATCGAACTAGACACCGGAGCAGGCATTCAAATCTACAACCTCACCCCCCAAATTGAAGCAGCCCTTGCCGCCACACCGATCCTCAACGGTCAAGTCTTGGTCTTTTCGCGACACACCACCACCGCACTAGCCATCAACGAATGCGAAGACCGATTGCTGGAAGATATGAAAACCTACCTGCGCAAACTGGCTCCTGAAGGCGATCGCTATCTCCACAACGACCTCCACCTACGCCCCAACATCCCCCCCGACGAACCCAAAAATGCCCACTCCCACCTGATGGCCATCACCCTCAGCAGCAGCGAGGTCATTCCCGTAGTGAGTGGTAACCTAGCCCTCGGAACTTACCAATCGATCCTGTTTTTCGAACTAGACGGCCCCAGACATCGCAGCGTTTCCCTACAAATCAGTGGCGAGTCATTTCAACGTCAGTTCGACAAGTCACTGTCCCCAGCCCCTACCGCGCGCAAAGCGTAG
- a CDS encoding CoA-binding protein, whose amino-acid sequence MFANPDDETLRQLLEEAQTIAVVGHSNKPHRDSYRVAQYLRSAGYIVYPVNPAVDEIDGQRCYRTLAEVPEAVDIVNVFRRSEFLAEIVREAIAIQAKGIWAQLGVVDEGAARVAVAGGAIVVMDACIKVEHHRLGIAVKRRF is encoded by the coding sequence ATGTTTGCTAATCCTGATGATGAAACGCTTCGTCAATTACTTGAGGAGGCCCAGACGATTGCTGTGGTGGGCCATTCCAATAAGCCCCATCGGGATAGCTATCGGGTGGCGCAGTATTTGCGATCGGCTGGATACATCGTTTATCCAGTCAATCCGGCGGTGGATGAAATTGACGGACAGCGGTGTTATCGAACGCTGGCGGAGGTGCCGGAGGCGGTGGATATTGTGAATGTGTTTCGGCGGTCTGAGTTTTTGGCTGAGATTGTGAGAGAGGCGATCGCGATTCAGGCTAAGGGGATTTGGGCGCAGTTGGGGGTTGTGGATGAAGGGGCGGCTCGGGTGGCGGTGGCGGGAGGGGCGATCGTGGTGATGGATGCTTGCATCAAAGTTGAGCACCATCGCTTGGGGATTGCTGTTAAGCGGAGATTTTGA
- a CDS encoding DNA cytosine methyltransferase: MTTAFTIHGLCAGAGGLDLGFELAGFQHQHSMDLEPFAVQTLKANRPEWDVSQADLSDYSLSTTNAPDVLLAGVPCQGFSLGGNRQDTDPRNHLYKYVVRLAANNQPRVIVIENVLNLRTMKCPETGIPFAQRITRELEDAGYVVFHNIFKMCFHGVPQTRRRFVFVAFLGEAPRGYHLPVPDATLTAIRNHLFDLANDNDRPPRLPNHDPEWGFRSAVHKETGKRFSFTEEVVPVRFSRTASDGNPIRSFDDPFPAVDTATVWGWAQGNVVARRENKDRENGKHIRNPNADVTLWRIHASRLRSFTHREYARLQTFPDDWEFLGHNKRDIHKQIGNAVPVEFARRLGENIREALACLDNGVAFSTQPAQLSLFQ; encoded by the coding sequence TTGACAACAGCGTTCACTATTCATGGCCTTTGCGCAGGCGCCGGTGGACTCGATCTTGGATTTGAACTTGCAGGCTTTCAGCACCAACACTCGATGGATTTAGAGCCGTTTGCGGTTCAAACCTTGAAGGCCAATCGACCCGAATGGGACGTCTCACAAGCAGACCTAAGCGACTATTCGCTTTCTACGACGAATGCTCCTGATGTGCTGTTGGCTGGCGTACCTTGTCAGGGATTCTCACTCGGCGGGAATCGTCAAGATACAGACCCGCGCAATCATCTTTACAAATACGTTGTTCGGCTGGCGGCGAACAACCAACCTCGCGTCATTGTTATCGAGAACGTTCTGAATCTGCGAACCATGAAATGTCCAGAAACGGGCATTCCATTCGCTCAGCGAATCACACGGGAACTAGAGGACGCCGGGTACGTTGTCTTCCACAACATATTCAAAATGTGTTTTCATGGCGTTCCCCAGACACGCCGACGATTTGTCTTTGTCGCGTTCTTAGGTGAAGCTCCTCGCGGTTATCATCTTCCCGTTCCTGATGCAACATTAACAGCGATTCGCAATCACCTATTCGATCTGGCGAACGACAACGATCGGCCGCCTCGGTTACCAAACCACGATCCTGAATGGGGATTTCGCAGCGCTGTCCACAAAGAAACAGGAAAAAGATTCTCCTTCACTGAAGAAGTCGTTCCTGTTCGATTTTCTCGCACTGCGTCAGATGGCAACCCAATCCGTTCTTTCGATGACCCTTTTCCCGCTGTGGACACCGCAACTGTATGGGGTTGGGCACAAGGTAATGTCGTTGCTCGACGTGAAAATAAAGACCGAGAGAACGGTAAACACATCAGGAATCCGAATGCTGATGTAACCTTATGGCGAATTCATGCTTCTCGTCTGCGCTCATTTACCCACCGCGAATACGCACGTCTCCAAACATTTCCCGATGACTGGGAGTTCCTTGGTCACAATAAACGTGACATTCACAAGCAAATCGGCAATGCTGTGCCCGTTGAGTTCGCGCGTAGACTAGGAGAGAACATTCGTGAAGCATTGGCCTGTTTGGACAACGGGGTCGCTTTCTCAACTCAACCCGCACAATTAAGCCTGTTTCAGTAA
- a CDS encoding CoA-binding protein, with protein MEEAQTIAVVGHSNKPHRDSYRVAQYLRSAGYIVHPVNPAVDEIDGQRCYRALSTKKQEKDSPPLKKSFLFDFLALRQMATQSVLSMTLFPLWTPQLYGVGHKVMSLLDVKIKTERTVNTSGIRMLM; from the coding sequence TTGGAGGAGGCCCAGACTATTGCTGTGGTGGGACATTCCAATAAACCCCATCGGGATAGCTATCGGGTGGCGCAGTATTTGCGATCGGCTGGATACATCGTTCATCCAGTCAATCCGGCGGTGGATGAAATTGACGGACAGCGGTGTTATCGAGCGCTGTCCACAAAGAAACAGGAAAAAGATTCTCCTCCACTGAAGAAGTCGTTCCTGTTCGATTTTCTCGCACTGCGTCAGATGGCAACCCAATCCGTTCTTTCGATGACCCTTTTCCCGCTGTGGACACCGCAACTGTATGGGGTTGGGCACAAGGTAATGTCGTTGCTCGACGTGAAAATAAAGACCGAGAGAACGGTAAACACATCAGGAATCCGAATGCTGATGTAA
- a CDS encoding DNA cytosine methyltransferase, with the protein MDTATVWGWAQGNVVARRENKDRENGKHIRNPNADVTLWRIHASRLRSFTHREYARLQTFPDDWEFLGHNKRDIHKQIGNAVPVESARRLGENIREALACLDNGVAFSTQPAQLSLFQ; encoded by the coding sequence GTGGACACCGCAACTGTATGGGGTTGGGCACAAGGTAATGTCGTTGCTCGACGTGAAAATAAAGACCGAGAGAACGGTAAACACATCAGGAATCCGAATGCTGATGTAACCTTATGGCGAATTCATGCTTCTCGTCTGCGCTCATTTACCCACCGCGAATACGCACGTCTCCAAACATTTCCCGATGACTGGGAGTTCCTTGGTCACAATAAACGTGACATTCACAAGCAAATCGGCAATGCTGTGCCCGTTGAGTCCGCGCGTAGACTAGGAGAGAACATTCGTGAAGCATTGGCCTGTTTGGACAACGGGGTCGCTTTCTCAACTCAACCCGCACAATTAAGCCTGTTTCAGTAA
- a CDS encoding BrnT family toxin, with the protein MIEFEWDSQKSQLNQEKHGVSFDEARSVFFDENAIQFFDDEYSEEEDRFILLGMSIRLRVLVVCHCERERGNAIRIISARKATRSERKYYSGEKQ; encoded by the coding sequence ATGATTGAGTTTGAATGGGACTCTCAAAAAAGTCAATTAAACCAGGAGAAGCATGGAGTTTCTTTTGACGAGGCTCGCTCAGTATTCTTTGATGAAAACGCGATTCAATTTTTTGACGATGAGTATTCAGAGGAAGAAGATCGATTTATATTGCTCGGAATGAGTATTAGATTGAGAGTACTGGTAGTGTGCCATTGCGAAAGGGAAAGAGGGAATGCAATCCGAATAATCTCAGCAAGGAAGGCGACAAGATCCGAACGTAAATACTATTCTGGAGAGAAGCAATGA
- a CDS encoding BrnA antitoxin family protein, whose amino-acid sequence MKDEYDFSKMRSRKNPYASKLKKQVTIRMSEDVIEYFKDMAEESGIPYQSLINLYLRDCVSSHRKIDVKWARQA is encoded by the coding sequence ATGAAAGATGAATACGATTTCTCTAAAATGAGGAGCCGCAAAAATCCGTATGCCTCTAAACTGAAAAAACAGGTAACGATTCGGATGAGTGAAGATGTAATTGAATATTTTAAAGACATGGCAGAGGAATCTGGAATTCCCTATCAAAGCCTAATCAATCTTTATCTGCGCGATTGTGTCTCTAGTCATAGAAAAATAGATGTCAAGTGGGCAAGGCAGGCATAG
- a CDS encoding PP2C family protein-serine/threonine phosphatase, which produces MNQILVIDDDITIQLTLQRILEKQGYEVAIANNGEAGIEMAIALQPAVIICDWMMPGLKGPDVCRRVKERPELSSSFFILLTAFDSVDQLVRGLDAGADDFLTKPTERAELQARIRAGVRSYELKRQLRLQAEQIEAELAEAASYVRSLLPEPLTGPISTDWKFLPSAQLGGDSFHCFWLTDDCLAIYLLDVSGHGVGAALLSATLMNVLRSQSLPETDFQQPEQVLRSLNGRFRMGDQNDKYFTIWYGVYRPHSRQLVYGSAGHPPAILIEDGKSARQLQTPAVAAGMFENSEYVQQECSIAAGSTLYLFSDGIYEEIDTDRNELWGLENFIQFLQATHQNCGDRAEQVIPSVLNRVRQLRGKSRFIDDVSLLQVVFR; this is translated from the coding sequence ATGAACCAAATTCTGGTCATTGACGACGATATTACGATTCAACTGACACTGCAGCGCATTCTGGAAAAGCAGGGATACGAAGTCGCGATCGCCAACAATGGAGAAGCCGGAATAGAGATGGCGATCGCCCTACAGCCGGCGGTGATTATTTGCGATTGGATGATGCCGGGGCTGAAGGGGCCAGACGTCTGCCGTCGGGTGAAGGAGAGACCGGAACTGTCTAGTAGCTTTTTTATCCTGTTGACCGCTTTCGATAGCGTAGACCAATTGGTGCGGGGGTTGGATGCAGGGGCAGATGATTTTTTGACGAAGCCGACGGAGCGGGCAGAGTTGCAGGCTCGCATTCGGGCGGGGGTGCGCTCTTACGAACTCAAGCGCCAGTTGCGATTGCAGGCCGAACAGATCGAGGCGGAGTTGGCCGAAGCAGCCAGTTACGTGCGATCGCTGCTGCCCGAACCCCTGACGGGGCCAATCTCCACCGATTGGAAATTTCTACCCTCCGCACAATTGGGGGGGGATAGTTTTCACTGTTTTTGGCTGACCGATGACTGTCTGGCGATTTACCTGTTGGATGTCTCCGGGCATGGGGTAGGGGCAGCCTTGCTGTCGGCAACATTGATGAATGTCTTGCGATCGCAATCGCTCCCAGAAACTGATTTTCAACAGCCCGAACAGGTGCTGCGATCGCTCAACGGCCGGTTTCGCATGGGGGATCAGAACGATAAATATTTCACCATTTGGTATGGGGTCTATCGTCCGCACTCGCGGCAACTTGTCTATGGCAGTGCCGGTCATCCCCCTGCAATTCTGATTGAGGATGGGAAATCCGCTCGGCAACTGCAAACGCCAGCAGTCGCGGCTGGCATGTTTGAGAATTCCGAGTACGTGCAGCAAGAGTGCTCGATTGCGGCTGGCAGCACCCTCTACCTATTTAGCGACGGGATCTACGAAGAAATCGATACAGACAGGAACGAACTGTGGGGATTGGAGAACTTTATTCAGTTTTTGCAGGCGACCCATCAAAACTGTGGCGATCGTGCGGAGCAAGTCATTCCTTCAGTTCTCAATCGAGTGCGACAGTTGCGGGGCAAAAGCCGCTTTATCGACGATGTTTCGCTACTGCAAGTGGTCTTTCGTTAA
- a CDS encoding cobalt-precorrin-6A reductase: MADVKRQEGLNLCPILVTERIELASIQARDRRKMTIWIVGGTGDSRRVARALSAADCAWTATVTTPAATRLYADLPGRVSTGALAPATLPAFLADEGICGIVDASHPFATQISTLAVQAAIARSIPYLRYERPTVPLAASTILLANFDSLLQPQQLEGKRILLTTGVKSLQRFRPWHTRAQLWARILPSERSRAQAIAAGFPPERLISQRLPISLEQERQLWQSLSLDAVVTKASGQAGGLDIKQTVAAQLGVQLIAIARPVLTYPLQTESLDRVLEFCRCCLARALQPSCGQFSGSTERSSSEAHSKSSPNVWNHENLEDRV, from the coding sequence GTGGCAGATGTTAAGAGACAGGAAGGATTGAATCTTTGCCCCATTTTAGTCACTGAACGCATTGAGCTAGCATCTATCCAAGCTCGCGATCGCCGCAAGATGACTATTTGGATTGTGGGGGGGACTGGCGACAGCAGGCGAGTGGCCCGCGCACTCTCAGCCGCAGACTGCGCTTGGACTGCCACTGTCACCACTCCAGCAGCTACCCGTCTCTATGCCGATTTGCCCGGACGAGTTTCCACTGGCGCGCTGGCACCCGCCACTCTGCCCGCATTTTTGGCGGACGAGGGGATCTGCGGCATTGTGGATGCCTCTCACCCCTTTGCCACCCAGATTTCCACTCTAGCCGTGCAGGCGGCGATCGCCCGCTCCATTCCCTACCTGCGCTACGAGCGCCCGACCGTTCCGCTGGCTGCCTCGACCATCCTGTTAGCGAATTTTGATTCCCTCCTGCAGCCCCAGCAGTTAGAGGGCAAGCGGATTTTGTTAACCACTGGTGTCAAATCGCTGCAGCGGTTCCGCCCCTGGCACACTCGCGCCCAGCTTTGGGCCAGAATCTTGCCGAGCGAGCGATCGCGAGCCCAGGCGATCGCCGCCGGGTTCCCCCCCGAGCGCCTGATTTCCCAGCGCTTGCCCATCTCGCTAGAGCAAGAGCGGCAGCTATGGCAGTCTCTGAGTTTGGATGCAGTGGTGACAAAGGCATCGGGGCAAGCGGGAGGGTTGGATATCAAGCAGACAGTTGCGGCCCAATTGGGGGTACAACTGATTGCGATCGCCCGACCGGTCCTCACCTATCCCCTGCAAACAGAGTCGCTCGATCGCGTCTTGGAATTTTGCCGCTGCTGTTTGGCGCGGGCGTTGCAACCATCCTGCGGTCAGTTCTCCGGCTCGACTGAGCGCAGCTCGTCTGAGGCCCACTCGAAATCCTCGCCAAACGTCTGGAATCATGAGAATTTAGAAGACCGAGTGTAA